The Manihot esculenta cultivar AM560-2 chromosome 1, M.esculenta_v8, whole genome shotgun sequence genome has a window encoding:
- the LOC110621500 gene encoding scarecrow-like protein 28 produces the protein MLAGCSSSTLLSPRHRLRSESPAQFQACHFHLPSMSTQRLDLPCTTFSRKESSRSQPIRPVGVGLSVDKSLESKTSSCSLKQNIRLPPLATSTQSVKNEFWDKGKSLKRFAEQGSVDESCTNRAKRKRGSNDNGNSGDVHEGGNFWFQSGFEVPRSLNPPQVPFSLTCSGDEERVCFVPGEVISPPLPPSNNPWLDSVITEITGFGEKDAESSQRRPVKEASGSSASSESHSLGLRLSENVVEHEVGNGSRNPHPQQGTAAEVAEENHQEYQAFELVSLLTACVEAIGSKNMALINHCIAKLGDLASPRGSAFKRLSAYFTEALALRVTRLWPHIFHITTPREFDRVDEDSGTALRLLNQVSPIPKFIHFTANEILLRAFEGKDRVHIIDFDIKQGLQWPSLFQSLASRTNPPSHIRITGIGESKQELNETGDRLARFAEAFNLPFEFHPVVDRLEDVRLWMLHVKEGECVAINCIFQMHKTLYDGNGGVLRDFLGLIRSTNPTAVLMAEQEAEHNAPNLEGRVCNSLKYYSAIFDSIDYSLPLDSPVRFKIEEMFAREIRNIVACEGSDRLERHESFEKWRKLMEQGGFRCTGISEREVLQSQMLLKMYSCEDYRAQQGQDKAALTLSWLDQPLYTVSAWAPLDVAGSSSSFSQPS, from the coding sequence GAATCACCTGCACAGTTTCAAGCTTGCCATTTCCATTTACCTTCAATGAGCACACAAAGACTGGACTTGCCATGTACTACTTTCTCTCGTAAAGAATCCTCGCGGTCACAGCCCATTAGGCCTGTTGGTGTTGGTCTATCTGTTGATAAATCACTTGAATCCAAGACCAGCAGTTGCTCTCTCAAGCAGAATATCAGGCTCCCTCCATTAGCAACAAGCACTCAATCAGTGAAAAATGAGTTTTGGGATAAGGGTAAGAGCTTGAAGAGGTTTGCGGAGCAGGGTTCAGTTGATGAGTCTTGCACTAACAGGGCTAAGAGAAAAAGGGGTAGCAATGATAATGGTAACTCCGGTGATGTTCATGAAGGTGGCAATTTTTGGTTTCAATCAGGTTTTGAGGTACCAAGAAGCCTAAACCCTCCACAAGTTCCTTTCTCTTTGACATGTTCAGGAGATGAGGAGAGGGTCTGTTTTGTGCCCGGTGAGGTAATTTCGCCGCCTTTGCCACCGTCAAACAATCCATGGCTGGACTCTGTTATAACCGAGATCACTGGCTTTGGCGAGAAAGATGCAGAGAGCAGCCAAAGGCGGCCAGTAAAAGAAGCCTCAGGTTCAAGTGCATCATCAGAGAGTCATAGCTTGGGCCTTAGGCTAAGCGAGAATGTTGTGGAGCACGAAGTGGGTAATGGCTCTAGGAATCCTCATCCACAACAAGGCACTGCTGCGGAAGTTGCAGAGGAGAATCACCAGGAGTATCAGGCATTTGAGCTGGTCAGCTTGCTCACGGCATGTGTTGAAGCAATTGGGTCCAAAAATATGGCACTGATCAACCATTGTATAGCTAAATTGGGGGATCTTGCTTCTCCAAGAGGATCAGCTTTCAAACGCCTTAGTGCTTACTTCACTGAGGCCTTGGCTCTTAGAGTTACAAGGCTTTGGCCACATATATTTCATATCACCACTCCGCGGGAGTTCGACAGAGTTGACGAGGATTCTGGGACTGCATTGAGGCTTTTGAATCAGGTGAGTCCGATACCCAAGTTTATTCATTTCACAGCAAATGAGATACTGTTGAGAGCTTTTGAGGGGAAAGATAGAGTTCACATTATAGACTTTGACATCAAGCAAGGGCTTCAGTGGCCTAGTTTGTTTCAAAGCCTGGCCTCTAGGACtaatcctcctagccatattaGAATCACGGGCATAGGCGAGTCCAAGCAAGAATTGAATGAGACAGGTGATAGGCTTGCTCGATTTGCCGAGGCATTCAACCTGCCTTTCGAGTTCCATCCTGTTGTGGATAGGCTAGAAGACGTGAGGCTTTGGATGCTCCATGTGAAGGAAGGGGAGTGTGTAGCTATAAATTGTATTTTCCAGATGCACAAGACACTTTATGATGGAAATGGAGGTGTATTAAGAGATTTCTTGGGACTTATTCGAAGCACAAATCCGACAGCAGTCCTCATGGCAGAGCAAGAAGCAGAACACAATGCTCCTAATTTGGAAGGAAGAGTGTGCAATTCTTTAAAGTACTACTCTGCGATATTTGACTCAATTGATTATAGCCTTCCGTTAGACAGTCCGGTTAGATTCAAAATAGAGGAGATGTTTGCAAGAGAAATTAGGAATATAGTTGCCTGTGAAGGAAGTGATAGGCTAGAAAGGCATGAGAGTTTTGAGAAATGGAGAAAGTTGATGGAGCAAGGCGGATTCCGGTGCACGGGTATTAGTGAGAGGGAAGTGCTTCAAAGCCAAATGTTGTTGAAGATGTATTCTTGTGAGGATTACAGGGCTCAACAAGGGCAGGACAAAGCAGCACTTACTCTAAGTTGGTTAGATCAGCCTCTCTACACAGTGTCTGCATGGGCTCCTCTAGATGTTGCAGGAAGCTCATCTTCTTTTTCTCAGCCAAGTTGA